A section of the Ruania halotolerans genome encodes:
- a CDS encoding ATP-dependent DNA ligase, producing MARTETMAQVDGRRIRLTNLDKVLYPATGTTKADVIGYYSQVAAMMVPHCAGRPATRKRWVNGVGTTADPGQVFFTKNLDSGTPDWVPRAELQHSDHRNTYPMVNDRATLVWMAQMAALEIHVPQWRFDSTGTPRNPDRIVFDLDPGPGVELPQVAEVARWIRLVLDGLGWDCVPVTSGSKGIHLYAALDGVHDAEQIRALARELATSLEADHPDAVTAQMAKAQRGGKVFLDWSQNHPNKTTVAPYSLRGRDRPTVAVPRTWEELDDPGLRHLELAEVLERIARSDDPMAGLERRAHGTDTFTAPEHAGSTAGSFADPLATYRSMRRPGRTPEPVPETAPAPGSERVFVIQEHHASRLHWDLRLADDGVLVSWAVPKGMPTDSARQHLAVQTEDHPIEYLTFSGTIPKGEYGAGQMTIWDTGTYEVHKWRAGAEIIVSLTGAPDGGLAGGPGQTSTFALIHTGSRAESAEEKRHWLLHLMAGPPGAKGARGSQAPTKPQRPTPEPSATPRASLVRAPAPMLATAGTAADVGPDWSLEMKWDGQRCLVEIDDGVVRLWARSGREITFSYPELADLAEAVTATHAILDGEVVALDPAGRPSFARLQPRMQASREADVRAAARRQGVHLMLFDALARESESLLDQPQHRRRQILQELVTPGPRVQVPPAFDGDLEAAMAASRNWGLEGVLAKRPDARYLPGKRSRSWIKLKHTDTLDVVVGGWRPGQGARTGRIGALLLGVPRSDGSWRYVGRVGTGFTDAETRAWVDRFAPLEVAEAPFDDVPAVDARGAHWVRPEQVAEVAFAEWSEAGRLRHPVWRGWRPDKTVADLVTEAEE from the coding sequence ATGGCCCGTACCGAGACGATGGCCCAGGTGGACGGACGCCGGATACGGCTGACCAACCTGGACAAGGTCCTCTACCCGGCCACCGGTACCACCAAGGCCGACGTGATCGGCTACTACTCGCAGGTAGCCGCCATGATGGTGCCGCACTGTGCCGGACGGCCCGCCACCCGCAAGAGGTGGGTGAACGGGGTGGGCACCACCGCCGATCCGGGACAGGTGTTCTTCACCAAGAACCTCGATTCGGGTACTCCGGACTGGGTACCCCGCGCGGAGTTGCAGCACTCCGACCATCGCAACACCTACCCGATGGTGAACGATCGGGCCACGCTGGTGTGGATGGCGCAGATGGCGGCGCTAGAGATTCACGTCCCGCAATGGCGATTCGACTCCACCGGTACGCCGCGGAATCCGGACCGGATCGTCTTCGACCTCGACCCCGGACCCGGCGTCGAACTCCCCCAGGTGGCCGAGGTGGCGCGATGGATCCGCCTGGTGCTGGACGGGCTGGGCTGGGACTGCGTCCCAGTGACGAGTGGGTCGAAGGGGATCCACCTGTATGCAGCGCTGGACGGCGTCCACGATGCCGAGCAGATCCGGGCGTTGGCCCGCGAGCTGGCCACGAGCCTGGAGGCGGACCATCCCGATGCCGTCACCGCGCAGATGGCCAAGGCGCAACGTGGTGGGAAGGTCTTTCTCGACTGGAGTCAGAACCACCCGAACAAGACGACGGTGGCCCCGTATTCGTTGCGCGGCCGCGACCGGCCCACGGTCGCCGTGCCCCGGACCTGGGAAGAGCTCGATGACCCGGGGCTCCGGCATCTGGAACTGGCGGAGGTTCTGGAGCGGATCGCCCGCAGCGATGATCCGATGGCAGGCCTGGAGCGCCGCGCTCACGGCACTGACACCTTCACCGCGCCCGAGCATGCAGGCAGCACCGCTGGATCGTTCGCCGACCCGCTCGCCACGTACCGGTCCATGCGCCGGCCCGGCCGCACCCCGGAGCCGGTTCCGGAGACCGCGCCCGCACCCGGCAGCGAGCGAGTGTTCGTGATCCAGGAACACCATGCCAGCCGGTTGCACTGGGACCTTCGTCTGGCTGACGACGGCGTCCTGGTGAGCTGGGCCGTCCCCAAGGGCATGCCGACCGACTCCGCACGCCAGCACCTGGCCGTGCAGACCGAAGATCATCCGATCGAGTATCTGACCTTCTCCGGCACGATCCCCAAGGGCGAGTACGGGGCCGGTCAGATGACCATCTGGGACACGGGCACCTACGAGGTGCACAAGTGGCGCGCCGGTGCCGAGATCATCGTCTCGCTCACCGGAGCGCCCGACGGCGGACTGGCCGGTGGTCCGGGACAGACGAGCACATTCGCACTCATTCACACCGGCTCACGAGCGGAATCGGCCGAGGAGAAGCGGCACTGGTTACTGCATCTGATGGCGGGGCCACCCGGAGCCAAGGGCGCCCGAGGCAGCCAAGCACCGACCAAACCCCAGCGACCAACTCCGGAGCCCTCCGCTACGCCCCGCGCGAGTCTGGTGCGCGCCCCGGCCCCGATGCTTGCCACAGCAGGGACCGCCGCCGATGTGGGCCCGGATTGGTCCCTGGAGATGAAGTGGGACGGGCAACGATGTCTGGTCGAGATTGACGATGGTGTGGTGCGGCTCTGGGCGCGCAGCGGCCGGGAGATCACCTTCTCCTATCCCGAGCTGGCCGACCTGGCCGAGGCGGTGACGGCCACCCACGCCATCCTGGACGGCGAGGTGGTGGCCCTGGACCCGGCCGGTCGCCCCTCGTTCGCTCGGCTCCAGCCACGGATGCAGGCGAGCCGGGAGGCCGACGTCCGGGCGGCAGCACGCCGCCAGGGCGTGCACCTGATGCTCTTCGACGCTCTCGCCCGGGAATCCGAATCGCTCCTCGACCAACCGCAGCACCGCCGTCGGCAGATCCTGCAGGAGTTGGTCACGCCGGGGCCGCGAGTGCAAGTGCCGCCGGCGTTCGACGGCGATCTGGAGGCCGCAATGGCAGCCAGCCGGAACTGGGGGCTGGAGGGCGTTCTGGCGAAGCGGCCGGACGCTCGCTACCTTCCCGGGAAGCGCAGCCGATCCTGGATCAAACTCAAGCACACCGACACTCTCGATGTGGTGGTGGGCGGTTGGCGGCCTGGCCAAGGGGCCCGGACCGGCCGGATCGGTGCCCTCCTGCTGGGCGTGCCGCGGTCGGACGGGTCCTGGCGCTACGTGGGCCGGGTGGGCACAGGCTTCACCGATGCCGAGACTCGCGCGTGGGTGGACCGGTTCGCACCACTGGAGGTGGCCGAGGCCCCGTTCGACGACGTCCCTGCCGTCGATGCCCGCGGGGCACATTGGGTGCGCCCCGAGCAGGTGGCCGAGGTGGCGTTCGCCGAATGGTCCGAGGCGGGGCGGTTGCGTCATCCCGTCTGGCGTGGGTGGCGCCCGGACAAGACCGTGGCCGACCTCGTCACCGAGGCCGAGGAGTAG
- a CDS encoding MFS transporter, whose amino-acid sequence MLAALRVRNYRFYVGSMALTSTCGWAARVVQDWLVLELSGSAALVGLTVALQFAPMLLFGLFGGVLADRYDRRKILSVTQSLFGLFTLVLGVLTLLGVVEVWHVLLAAFAGGMTIVVDNPARQAFLHEIVGPAHLRRAISLNTSVFQLGALIGPAFAAGLIALVGNGWAFIANSLACGVAAWFIVSMRRSQMYPVPKLVRAKGQLREGLAHVRGRPEILWTCVLVGFVALTGVNMATVLAAYADEVVQIGASGYGLLTSTLALGAITGAMLAGRARRLRLRTLVLGAAGVGVLQLVAAAVGSLWLFMVVLYLMGMTCLLYLTRSNTMVQTSADPAMRGRVLSLYVLINMGAQAASGLLIGWVVELAGVHAGLAACAAGPLTGAVVVGLILARRGHLRPVLRRTQVHAGRLHAPAVRLDFVPSLTRAA is encoded by the coding sequence GTGCTCGCCGCACTGCGGGTGCGGAACTACCGGTTCTACGTCGGCTCCATGGCCCTGACCAGCACCTGTGGGTGGGCCGCACGTGTGGTCCAGGACTGGTTGGTGCTCGAACTTAGCGGTTCGGCCGCGCTCGTGGGCCTCACCGTGGCCTTGCAGTTCGCGCCGATGCTGTTGTTCGGACTTTTCGGGGGAGTGCTCGCTGACCGATACGACAGGCGCAAGATCCTCAGCGTCACGCAGTCGTTGTTCGGCCTGTTCACACTGGTACTCGGGGTGCTGACCCTGCTCGGCGTGGTGGAGGTGTGGCACGTTCTGCTCGCCGCGTTCGCCGGCGGGATGACGATCGTGGTGGACAACCCGGCACGGCAGGCGTTCCTGCACGAGATCGTGGGACCGGCGCACCTACGCCGCGCGATCAGCCTCAATACCTCCGTCTTCCAGCTCGGTGCCCTGATCGGGCCGGCATTCGCTGCCGGATTGATCGCCCTGGTGGGCAATGGCTGGGCATTCATCGCCAACTCCCTCGCCTGCGGCGTGGCAGCATGGTTCATCGTCTCGATGCGGCGCTCGCAGATGTACCCGGTGCCCAAGCTCGTCCGCGCCAAGGGGCAACTGCGCGAGGGGCTGGCGCATGTGCGAGGCAGACCCGAGATCCTGTGGACCTGCGTGCTGGTCGGGTTCGTGGCCCTCACCGGGGTGAATATGGCCACGGTCCTGGCCGCCTACGCCGACGAGGTGGTGCAGATTGGTGCGAGTGGGTACGGATTGCTCACCTCCACCCTCGCTCTCGGTGCGATCACCGGGGCAATGCTGGCCGGGCGCGCCCGGCGGTTGCGGCTACGCACCCTGGTCCTGGGTGCCGCCGGGGTAGGTGTGCTCCAGCTGGTGGCGGCCGCCGTCGGGAGCCTGTGGCTGTTCATGGTGGTGTTGTACCTGATGGGTATGACCTGCCTGCTCTACCTCACCCGCAGCAACACGATGGTGCAGACGAGCGCCGATCCCGCGATGCGCGGGCGCGTGCTCTCGCTGTACGTGCTGATCAACATGGGTGCGCAGGCCGCATCCGGACTGCTGATCGGCTGGGTCGTTGAACTCGCCGGTGTCCATGCCGGACTCGCTGCCTGCGCCGCTGGGCCGTTGACCGGCGCCGTGGTGGTGGGGCTCATCCTGGCCCGCCGTGGTCACCTGCGCCCCGTGCTGCGGCGCACCCAGGTGCACGCCGGACGACTGCACGCACCTGCGGTACGACTCGACTTCGTCCCTAGCCTCACCCGCGCCGCCTGA
- a CDS encoding LysR substrate-binding domain-containing protein → MFEPTQLRTFLTLSETLSFTRTADRLSISQPTVSQHVARLEKAANRRLVLRDTHAVSLTDNGQAMAGFARTILAAHDQATAYFTGSAMSGRLRFGAADDLALTQLPRILREFRQLHPRITMELTVAQSLVLHRRLLAGHLDLVFIKQLPDETTGRLVRRDRLAWVGLESTALEPQDIVPMITYPNPSPSRNTATGVLERAGRTWRVTCTTREIHGVLAAVRAGLGVTVLAQSLVPSDLVIMPASSGLPELGDIDLTLVDNPRAAREPVEALANAILGRH, encoded by the coding sequence TTGTTCGAACCCACCCAGTTGCGGACCTTCCTCACTCTGAGTGAGACGCTGAGTTTCACCCGGACGGCAGACCGCCTCAGCATCAGCCAGCCGACGGTGAGCCAGCACGTAGCTCGCCTGGAGAAGGCGGCCAATCGTCGACTTGTGCTGCGGGACACCCATGCGGTCTCACTCACTGACAACGGCCAGGCGATGGCCGGATTCGCCCGGACGATCCTCGCCGCTCACGACCAGGCCACCGCCTACTTCACCGGATCGGCGATGAGCGGTCGGCTCCGGTTCGGGGCGGCCGATGATCTCGCCCTCACCCAACTCCCCCGGATCCTGCGTGAATTCCGCCAGCTGCACCCGCGGATCACCATGGAGCTCACCGTGGCACAGTCACTGGTACTGCACCGGCGGCTCCTGGCCGGGCACCTCGACCTGGTATTCATCAAGCAACTCCCCGACGAGACCACTGGCCGGTTGGTCCGCCGCGACCGGCTGGCGTGGGTGGGGCTGGAGAGCACCGCGCTCGAACCACAGGACATCGTCCCGATGATCACCTACCCGAATCCAAGTCCGTCACGCAATACCGCCACCGGCGTGCTGGAACGGGCGGGCCGGACATGGCGGGTCACCTGCACCACGCGAGAGATCCACGGCGTCCTTGCCGCCGTACGAGCCGGACTCGGCGTGACGGTGCTGGCGCAGAGCCTGGTGCCCTCGGACCTGGTGATCATGCCTGCCTCGAGCGGACTGCCTGAACTCGGCGACATCGATCTGACCCTGGTGGACAACCCGCGCGCCGCACGTGAACCGGTCGAAGCGCTGGCCAATGCAATCCTGGGCCGGCACTGA
- a CDS encoding SRPBCC domain-containing protein, which yields MEATGYLREDNAGLELVFERRIEAPITDVWASFSTSAGTAAWIGTWDWNEKPGDDAEQRDSREGSTVTFTMNAEDSAEPEQVTILDCQAPHRLQVAFTSEAGTWHLRVDLCEVDGTTHLVFAHLLRQGDEVRSIGPGWDYYLDRLAATHTGAPMPEWTDYWPALAEHYLELG from the coding sequence ATGGAAGCGACCGGATACCTCCGCGAAGACAATGCCGGCCTGGAGCTCGTCTTCGAACGACGCATCGAGGCTCCCATCACCGACGTCTGGGCCTCCTTCTCCACCTCAGCGGGCACGGCAGCCTGGATCGGCACCTGGGACTGGAACGAGAAACCCGGCGACGATGCCGAACAGCGTGACTCCCGCGAGGGCAGCACTGTGACATTCACGATGAACGCCGAGGACAGTGCCGAGCCCGAGCAGGTCACGATCCTTGACTGCCAAGCACCGCACCGGCTCCAAGTGGCGTTCACGAGCGAGGCCGGCACCTGGCACCTGCGGGTGGACCTGTGCGAGGTGGACGGCACCACCCATCTGGTGTTCGCCCACCTGTTGCGCCAAGGGGACGAGGTGCGCTCCATCGGCCCCGGTTGGGACTACTACCTGGACCGACTCGCCGCCACCCACACCGGCGCACCGATGCCGGAGTGGACGGACTACTGGCCGGCCCTCGCCGAGCACTACCTCGAACTGGGCTGA
- a CDS encoding phosphoenolpyruvate carboxykinase (GTP): MTATLDTPTATTAPQDTKVSGPDLPDADARLRTSAVGTLPTPPRAPGERLPRGLDAAHTFVAKVAALTEAEEVVWCDGSREENTRLLRQMCERGTLTPLNPQLRPNSYLARSDPRDVARVEAATSICSEREEDAGPTNNWRDPAQMRATLREVFAGCMRGRTLYVVPFSMGPVGGSLSQLGIELTDSPYVVANMRLMTRMGAPALREIAAGAGWVPAVHSVGMPLRTDSGAAVPDVAWPCNETKYITHFPADREIWSFGSGYGGNALLGKKCYALRIASAIARDEGWLAEHMLLIRLTHADGRRYHVAAAFPSACGKTNLAMLRSVLPEWEVTTLGDDIVWMRPGADGRLWAINPEAGFFGVAPGTGESTNPTAVRTLTRDVIFTNVARTDDGDVWWEGLTETAPGHLIDWQGQDWTPQAAAETGRPAAHPNARFTVSAAQCPVIDPDWETPHGVPVDLILFGGRRATNVPLVAAAQTWQQGVFYGATISSERTAAAEGTVGELRRDPFAMLPFCGYHMADYWAHWLRVGAGLTQPPAVAQVNWFRKGSDGRFVWPGFADNIRVLDWLVRHLEGEAPGRATAVGTVPGEGELNLDGVDLPTEDLRELLAVEPAPWLEEAERTREYFATFGARLPDEMANELEALSSRLADGPGAERSAQPSSR; encoded by the coding sequence ATGACCGCCACGCTGGACACGCCCACCGCTACTACTGCACCCCAGGACACCAAGGTTTCCGGCCCCGACCTTCCTGATGCCGACGCTCGGCTGCGCACCTCCGCCGTCGGCACTCTCCCCACTCCGCCCCGGGCGCCGGGGGAGCGGCTGCCGCGCGGGCTCGACGCCGCCCACACCTTCGTGGCGAAGGTGGCCGCACTCACCGAGGCCGAGGAGGTCGTGTGGTGCGATGGCTCGCGGGAGGAGAACACTCGCCTGCTCCGGCAGATGTGCGAACGTGGCACACTCACGCCACTCAACCCGCAGTTGCGCCCGAACAGTTACCTGGCACGTTCGGACCCGCGGGACGTCGCCCGCGTGGAAGCAGCCACCTCCATCTGCTCCGAACGTGAAGAAGACGCAGGCCCCACCAACAACTGGCGCGACCCGGCGCAGATGCGCGCCACGCTGCGCGAGGTATTCGCGGGCTGTATGCGCGGGCGAACTCTCTACGTGGTGCCGTTCTCGATGGGGCCGGTCGGCGGATCCCTGTCCCAGCTCGGGATCGAACTCACCGACTCGCCCTACGTCGTCGCGAACATGCGGCTCATGACTCGAATGGGCGCTCCGGCCCTACGCGAGATCGCAGCCGGCGCAGGCTGGGTCCCCGCCGTGCACTCGGTCGGGATGCCCCTGCGCACCGACTCCGGTGCCGCGGTGCCTGATGTTGCCTGGCCGTGCAACGAGACGAAGTACATCACCCACTTCCCCGCAGACCGGGAGATCTGGTCATTCGGGTCCGGCTACGGCGGCAACGCACTGCTCGGGAAGAAGTGCTACGCGCTCCGCATCGCCTCCGCGATCGCGCGGGATGAGGGCTGGCTGGCCGAGCACATGCTGCTGATCCGGCTCACTCATGCCGACGGCCGCCGCTACCACGTGGCCGCCGCGTTCCCGTCGGCGTGCGGCAAGACGAACCTGGCGATGTTGCGCTCCGTGCTGCCGGAGTGGGAGGTCACCACCCTCGGGGACGACATCGTCTGGATGCGTCCGGGGGCGGATGGGCGGCTTTGGGCAATCAACCCGGAGGCCGGATTCTTCGGGGTCGCGCCCGGCACCGGGGAGAGCACCAACCCGACGGCGGTGCGCACCCTGACCAGGGACGTGATCTTCACGAACGTGGCCCGTACCGATGACGGCGACGTCTGGTGGGAGGGCCTGACCGAGACCGCACCGGGCCACCTGATCGACTGGCAGGGGCAGGACTGGACCCCGCAGGCAGCGGCCGAGACCGGGCGGCCCGCCGCGCACCCGAACGCCCGGTTCACGGTCTCCGCGGCGCAGTGTCCGGTGATCGACCCGGACTGGGAGACGCCCCACGGCGTGCCGGTCGACCTGATCCTCTTCGGTGGCCGCCGCGCCACGAACGTGCCCCTGGTGGCGGCCGCGCAGACGTGGCAGCAGGGCGTCTTCTACGGCGCCACCATCTCCTCCGAGCGCACGGCCGCAGCCGAAGGGACAGTGGGCGAACTACGACGTGACCCGTTCGCGATGCTGCCCTTCTGCGGATACCACATGGCCGATTACTGGGCGCACTGGCTGCGCGTCGGTGCGGGTCTGACGCAGCCGCCGGCCGTGGCGCAAGTGAACTGGTTCCGCAAAGGCAGCGACGGACGTTTCGTGTGGCCGGGCTTTGCCGACAATATCCGCGTGCTCGACTGGCTGGTGCGCCATCTGGAGGGCGAGGCGCCAGGGCGGGCGACCGCCGTCGGGACGGTTCCCGGCGAGGGTGAGCTGAACCTGGACGGCGTGGACCTGCCCACCGAAGACCTGCGTGAACTGCTGGCGGTGGAACCTGCCCCCTGGTTGGAAGAAGCCGAGCGGACCCGGGAGTACTTCGCGACCTTCGGTGCCCGGCTCCCGGATGAGATGGCCAACGAGCTGGAGGCGTTGAGCAGCCGGCTGGCCGACGGCCCGGGGGCTGAGCGAAGTGCTCAGCCCAGTTCGAGGTAG
- a CDS encoding helix-turn-helix transcriptional regulator produces the protein MADRVEPRPGSSAPRADAAVLDALTLGKRIRHARTRRRFTLAQLADEVGSTASQLSHIENGRREPRLTLLAAIATALDVPTADLLDPGPPPDRRAELEIALDRAQRGPLFAQLGLPAVRPNRTLPLPVLEQLVGLHTEIEQRAARAVATPEEARRANTELRAWMRERDNYVPEIEELGEEAVRRAGYTSGALTHSTVNNLARSMGFEIIHVPDLPHSTRTVTDLENGRIYLPPASIPGGHGLRSLALQAMAHRVLGHTRPTSYADFLRQRMEINYFAATCLIPRSAALAHLEPRKRAKDIAIEDFRDAFGVTHDAAAQRFTNLATAHLGLPVHFLRVAEDGSLEKGYENDRVGLPSDVTGAVEGQYVCRHWAARAAFARRTRTTEFHQYTDTPSGTFWCSTQTGSTESGEFSITVGVPFDEAKWFRGRETRRREVSTCPDEACCRRPDEALIDRWRDASWPSAAAHAQVLAPLPVGRFPGVDDAEVYAFLEANAPS, from the coding sequence ATGGCAGATCGCGTGGAGCCACGGCCTGGGTCCTCCGCGCCCCGGGCGGATGCGGCGGTCCTCGACGCCCTGACCTTGGGCAAACGCATCCGGCACGCTCGCACCAGGCGCCGGTTCACGCTCGCCCAGCTGGCCGACGAGGTCGGATCCACCGCGAGCCAGCTCTCCCACATCGAGAACGGCCGCCGGGAGCCACGCCTGACACTGCTCGCAGCGATCGCCACCGCGCTCGATGTGCCGACGGCGGATCTGCTCGACCCGGGGCCGCCACCGGACCGTCGCGCCGAACTCGAGATCGCCCTTGATCGCGCCCAGCGCGGACCTCTGTTCGCCCAACTCGGCCTGCCTGCGGTGCGCCCGAACCGCACTCTCCCGCTACCTGTGCTGGAACAACTTGTGGGTCTGCACACCGAGATCGAACAGCGGGCCGCACGTGCGGTGGCCACCCCGGAGGAGGCCCGGCGGGCCAATACCGAACTGCGTGCCTGGATGCGGGAGCGGGACAATTACGTCCCGGAGATCGAAGAGCTCGGCGAGGAGGCGGTGCGCCGGGCGGGGTACACCTCCGGAGCGCTCACGCACTCCACAGTGAACAACCTGGCGCGCAGTATGGGTTTCGAGATCATCCACGTGCCCGATCTGCCGCACTCCACCCGCACGGTGACGGATCTGGAGAACGGCCGCATCTATCTTCCCCCGGCGTCCATTCCAGGGGGCCACGGGTTGCGTTCGCTCGCGTTGCAGGCGATGGCGCACCGCGTGCTCGGGCACACCCGCCCCACCAGCTACGCCGACTTCCTGCGCCAACGGATGGAGATCAACTACTTCGCCGCGACGTGCCTCATCCCCCGCAGCGCGGCCCTGGCGCACCTGGAACCGCGCAAACGCGCCAAGGACATCGCCATCGAGGACTTCCGGGACGCCTTCGGGGTCACGCACGACGCTGCCGCACAGCGGTTCACCAACCTCGCCACCGCACACCTGGGCCTGCCTGTGCACTTCTTGCGGGTTGCCGAGGACGGCAGCCTGGAGAAGGGGTACGAGAACGACCGCGTGGGGCTTCCCAGTGACGTCACCGGTGCAGTCGAGGGGCAGTACGTATGCCGGCACTGGGCGGCCCGGGCCGCCTTCGCGCGCCGTACCCGCACCACGGAGTTTCACCAGTACACCGACACACCGAGCGGGACGTTCTGGTGCTCCACCCAGACCGGCAGCACCGAGTCCGGGGAGTTCTCCATCACCGTCGGAGTGCCCTTCGACGAGGCGAAGTGGTTCCGCGGGCGGGAGACCCGGCGCCGGGAAGTGTCCACCTGCCCGGACGAAGCGTGCTGCCGGCGACCCGACGAAGCGCTGATCGACCGCTGGCGCGACGCGTCCTGGCCGAGCGCCGCCGCGCACGCGCAGGTCCTTGCTCCGCTGCCCGTGGGGCGGTTCCCGGGAGTCGACGACGCCGAGGTGTACGCATTCCTGGAGGCAAACGCACCGTCCTGA